In Thermococcus camini, a genomic segment contains:
- a CDS encoding COG1361 family protein, with translation MKKAVALILLGLMVFSLTPVVHLAKSATVPKSASITGVSLGLKDKAVLGPFEVQFVDVNPNWSKIYLQVDGPQGSLRYVVSQDGYLLYPSSANVYLNVSLVWIRYDTKSVLLEIKSPLQKILSNRNMVVGNTLTLPEGFPQIKIKLTSVSGDTASFKVTMPYGDTYTLTVDKGSAGTVRYKLDGTHSYSNYLTIEVTNTVSNGATINVYIPKIASTSFKIVKEGQDTNPPEQNPQETVLVYNGLIYVNEKLPVKVENTTYYVKLVSAIPDVAKVEILRGSQSLGTMLLEVGDVPKDVPKTPLRLSVQGVEPDYKRATLRVYAPLGAEVTPILRQANLVADISAIPREMMLTDSIVVTINVQNLGRGDAYDVSVAAPIPNDFELISMTKTWNLKAFPAFTNMPALIYVLKPTKVGEFDIGKATVTFYDDKSLETGKKRVIHSAPLTGIKVYNVPSIDVSAQAYNGTWSNYVTAKVGDKVSLRFTLRASDGNPDYEFVKNATLLLDLPSSVDGQALVDIGTIRAGETKTLQLDLTVLKENLTNIKATLVYLDPLGGEHRLTLGSLVTINSIPPRIITEEVKVWPTAEELPSYVNQTLAKMDDPKQLAEELAGISAEYLPPESNPWKPAAIVFILLTVILAGVAYRYWDEAEKLKEKLERRKQRRPGGLPKKEGEEEGESSEIAEL, from the coding sequence ATGAAAAAGGCCGTTGCTCTAATCCTGCTGGGACTGATGGTTTTCTCCCTAACACCTGTGGTGCATTTAGCGAAATCCGCCACCGTGCCCAAGAGCGCCAGCATAACCGGCGTTTCACTGGGTCTGAAAGACAAGGCGGTTCTCGGCCCGTTTGAGGTTCAGTTTGTCGACGTGAACCCCAACTGGAGCAAGATATACCTCCAGGTTGACGGCCCGCAGGGATCGCTCAGGTACGTCGTTAGCCAGGACGGATACCTCCTATACCCATCGAGTGCGAACGTTTACCTCAACGTGAGCCTTGTGTGGATTAGGTACGATACCAAATCTGTCCTGCTGGAGATAAAATCTCCCCTTCAGAAGATATTGTCCAACAGGAACATGGTGGTTGGAAACACCCTCACACTTCCCGAGGGATTCCCCCAGATAAAGATAAAGCTGACATCGGTCTCCGGTGATACCGCGTCTTTCAAGGTCACCATGCCGTACGGGGACACATACACCCTCACCGTGGACAAGGGCTCCGCGGGAACCGTTAGATACAAGCTGGACGGTACACACTCATACTCAAACTACCTTACGATAGAGGTCACCAACACCGTTAGCAACGGGGCCACGATCAACGTTTACATACCAAAGATAGCCTCCACCAGCTTCAAGATCGTTAAGGAGGGGCAGGATACGAATCCTCCCGAGCAGAACCCGCAGGAGACCGTACTCGTTTACAACGGGCTCATCTATGTCAACGAGAAACTCCCGGTCAAGGTCGAAAACACCACCTACTACGTTAAGCTCGTATCCGCAATTCCCGACGTGGCAAAGGTGGAGATCCTTAGGGGCAGCCAGAGTCTTGGGACAATGCTCCTTGAAGTTGGGGACGTCCCGAAGGACGTTCCAAAGACACCTCTCAGGCTGTCCGTCCAGGGAGTCGAACCAGACTACAAGCGCGCTACCCTGAGGGTGTATGCACCCCTGGGCGCAGAGGTTACCCCCATACTCCGGCAGGCGAACCTGGTTGCCGATATAAGCGCGATTCCCAGGGAGATGATGCTGACCGACAGCATTGTGGTCACAATCAATGTCCAGAACCTCGGCAGGGGAGACGCCTACGACGTGAGCGTCGCCGCGCCGATACCGAACGACTTCGAACTCATCAGCATGACCAAGACGTGGAACCTTAAGGCCTTCCCGGCCTTCACGAATATGCCGGCCCTCATCTACGTCCTCAAACCCACGAAGGTCGGCGAGTTCGACATCGGAAAGGCGACCGTTACCTTCTACGACGACAAGAGCCTGGAAACCGGCAAGAAGAGGGTTATCCACTCAGCGCCGCTCACGGGCATTAAGGTTTACAACGTTCCCTCCATAGACGTCAGCGCTCAGGCATACAACGGCACCTGGAGTAACTACGTGACCGCCAAGGTCGGGGACAAGGTCAGCCTCAGGTTCACCCTCCGCGCCTCCGACGGCAACCCCGACTACGAGTTCGTCAAGAACGCCACCCTGCTCCTTGACCTCCCATCAAGCGTTGACGGTCAGGCGCTGGTTGACATCGGCACTATAAGGGCCGGTGAGACCAAGACCCTTCAGCTCGACCTCACGGTGCTCAAGGAGAATCTCACCAACATTAAAGCCACCCTTGTATACCTCGATCCGCTCGGTGGGGAGCACCGGCTTACCCTCGGCAGCCTCGTCACGATCAACAGCATTCCCCCGAGGATAATAACGGAAGAGGTCAAAGTGTGGCCGACGGCAGAGGAACTTCCCTCCTACGTCAACCAGACCCTCGCCAAGATGGACGACCCCAAACAGCTTGCGGAGGAGCTTGCGGGCATCTCCGCGGAATACCTCCCGCCGGAGAGCAACCCGTGGAAGCCCGCGGCGATAGTGTTCATCCTGCTGACCGTCATACTCGCAGGGGTGGCCTACAGGTACTGGGACGAAGCAGAGAAGCTCAAGGAGAAGCTTGAGCGGAGGAAACAGAGGCGCCCTGGAGGACTGCCGAAGAAAGAGGGCGAGGAAGAGGGAGAGAGCTCTGAGATAGCTGAGCTATGA